From Mycolicibacterium nivoides, a single genomic window includes:
- the gap gene encoding type I glyceraldehyde-3-phosphate dehydrogenase: MTIRVGVNGFGRIGRNFYRALATQQAEGQNTDIEIVAVNDLTDNATLAHLLKFDSILGRLPQDVSLEGEDTIVIGDKKIKALEVKEGPAALPWGDLGVDVVVESTGIFTARAKAQGHLDAGAKKVIISAPASDEDITIVLGVNDDKYDGSQNIISNASCTTNCLGPLAKVLNDEFGIVKGLMTTIHAYTQDQNLQDGPHKDLRRARAAALNIVPTSTGAAKAIGLVLPELKGKLDGYALRVPIPTGSVTDLTAELKKSASADEINAAMKAAAEGPMKGILKYYDAPIVSSDIVTDPHSSIFDSGLTKVIDNQAKVVSWYDNEWGYSNRLADLVALVGKSL, from the coding sequence GTGACCATCCGGGTAGGCGTTAACGGCTTCGGCCGAATCGGGCGCAACTTCTACCGGGCCCTGGCGACGCAGCAGGCCGAGGGTCAGAACACTGACATCGAGATCGTGGCGGTCAACGACCTCACCGACAACGCCACCCTGGCTCACCTGCTGAAATTCGACTCGATTCTGGGCCGGCTGCCGCAGGACGTCAGCCTGGAGGGCGAGGACACCATCGTCATCGGCGACAAGAAGATCAAGGCGCTGGAGGTCAAGGAAGGTCCGGCGGCGCTGCCCTGGGGCGACCTGGGCGTCGACGTCGTCGTCGAGTCCACCGGTATCTTCACCGCCCGCGCCAAGGCACAGGGGCACCTCGACGCCGGCGCCAAGAAGGTCATCATCTCCGCGCCGGCCAGCGATGAGGACATCACCATCGTGCTGGGCGTCAACGACGACAAGTACGACGGCAGCCAGAACATCATCTCCAACGCCTCGTGCACCACGAACTGCCTCGGCCCGCTGGCCAAGGTCCTCAACGACGAGTTCGGCATCGTCAAGGGCCTGATGACCACCATCCACGCCTACACCCAGGATCAGAACCTGCAGGACGGCCCGCACAAGGATCTGCGCCGTGCCCGCGCCGCCGCGTTGAACATCGTGCCGACCTCGACCGGTGCCGCAAAAGCAATTGGCCTCGTCTTACCTGAACTGAAAGGCAAGCTGGACGGCTACGCCCTGCGGGTGCCGATCCCCACGGGCTCGGTCACGGATCTGACCGCTGAGCTCAAGAAGTCGGCCAGTGCCGACGAGATCAACGCGGCCATGAAGGCCGCCGCCGAGGGGCCGATGAAGGGCATCCTCAAGTACTACGACGCGCCGATCGTGTCCAGCGACATCGTCACCGATCCGCACAGCTCGATCTTCGACTCGGGCCTGACCAAGGTGATCGACAACCAGGCCAAGGTCGTCTCCTGGTACGACAACGAGTGGGGCTACTCCAACCGCCTCGCCGATCTGGTCGCGCTCGTCGGAAAGTCCCTCTAG
- the tpiA gene encoding triose-phosphate isomerase encodes MARKPLIAGNWKMNLNHFEAIALVQKIAFALPDKYFDKVDVTVIPPFTDLRSVQTLVDGDKLRLTYGAQDLSQHDSGAYTGDISGAFLAKLGCSFVVVGHSERRTYHHEDDALVAAKAAAAFKHGITPIICIGEQLEVREAGNHVEYNVNSLRGSLAGLSKEQIGQAVIAYEPVWAIGTGRVASAADAQEVCKAIRGELGNLSSPQLAAGVRVLYGGSVNAKNVGEIVAQGDVDGALVGGASLDGEQFATLSAIAAGGPLP; translated from the coding sequence ATGGCCCGTAAGCCGCTCATCGCCGGCAACTGGAAGATGAACCTCAATCATTTCGAGGCCATCGCGCTGGTGCAGAAGATCGCATTCGCCCTGCCGGACAAGTACTTCGACAAGGTGGATGTCACCGTCATCCCGCCGTTCACCGATCTGCGCAGCGTGCAGACCCTGGTCGACGGAGACAAGCTGCGCCTGACCTACGGGGCGCAGGATCTGTCGCAACACGACTCGGGCGCCTACACCGGTGACATCAGCGGGGCGTTCCTGGCGAAGCTTGGCTGCAGCTTCGTGGTGGTCGGGCACTCCGAGCGGCGTACGTACCACCACGAGGACGACGCGTTGGTGGCCGCCAAGGCCGCCGCGGCGTTCAAGCACGGCATCACCCCGATCATCTGCATCGGCGAGCAGCTCGAGGTGCGGGAGGCCGGCAACCACGTCGAGTACAACGTGAACTCGTTGCGCGGTTCGCTGGCCGGTCTGAGCAAGGAGCAGATCGGACAGGCGGTCATCGCCTACGAGCCCGTGTGGGCGATCGGCACCGGGCGGGTGGCCAGCGCGGCCGACGCGCAGGAGGTCTGTAAGGCCATCCGCGGTGAGCTGGGCAACCTGTCCTCGCCGCAGCTCGCGGCCGGTGTGCGGGTGCTCTACGGCGGGTCGGTGAACGCCAAGAACGTCGGCGAGATCGTGGCGCAGGGCGACGTGGACGGCGCACTGGTCGGCGGTGCTTCGCTGGACGGCGAGCAGTTCGCCACGCTGTCGGCCATCGCCGCGGGCGGACCGCTGCCGTAA
- the deoC gene encoding deoxyribose-phosphate aldolase: MTIVTPPNTAQVAKMIDHTLLKPEATAADVEALVAEAVELGTYSVCVSPSMLPVGLPAGSELKVAAVCGFPSGKHSTEIKTAEAAGAVRNGADEIDMVIDIGAAKEGAFDRVEADIAAVRTAAPAPTVLKVIIESAALTDEEIVGACRAAVAAGADFVKTSTGFHPTGGATVHAVELMSRTVRDAGLAVKASGGVRTLKQAQSMIAAGATRLGVSGSRALLSASGPDVASGY; the protein is encoded by the coding sequence ATGACGATCGTCACACCGCCGAACACGGCACAGGTCGCCAAGATGATCGACCACACCCTGCTCAAGCCCGAGGCCACCGCCGCTGACGTCGAAGCGCTGGTCGCCGAGGCGGTCGAGTTGGGCACTTACTCGGTGTGCGTGTCACCGTCGATGCTTCCGGTCGGTCTACCGGCGGGCTCCGAGCTGAAGGTTGCGGCAGTGTGCGGCTTCCCGAGCGGCAAGCACAGTACCGAAATCAAGACCGCCGAGGCGGCCGGGGCGGTGCGCAACGGCGCCGACGAGATCGACATGGTGATCGACATCGGCGCGGCCAAAGAGGGCGCCTTCGACCGAGTGGAAGCCGACATCGCAGCGGTGCGAACCGCTGCTCCGGCGCCGACGGTACTGAAGGTGATCATCGAGTCGGCTGCCCTGACCGACGAGGAAATCGTCGGTGCGTGCCGCGCGGCCGTGGCAGCGGGCGCCGATTTCGTCAAGACCTCGACCGGTTTCCATCCCACCGGTGGCGCGACCGTGCACGCGGTCGAGCTGATGTCCCGGACAGTCCGCGACGCTGGGCTCGCGGTGAAGGCATCCGGTGGTGTGCGCACCCTCAAGCAGGCCCAGTCCATGATCGCGGCCGGCGCCACCCGATTGGGCGTGTCGGGCTCACGCGCACTGCTGAGCGCATCTGGACCCGATGTGGCGTCCGGCTACTGA
- a CDS encoding phospholipase D-like domain-containing protein produces the protein MTRSLIILPDDSAKPVLDAIAASTRSVRIKMFAFNHLPLLEAVVAAHRRGVDVKVMLNPERRDGETDNDAARETLQRFGIEVRASNPAFDLTHEKSMVVDDDHAFVESLNWTEENFTVTRDYAVVTPSAYEVAEIVDCFEADWAREEFDPGGGAHLIWCPTNGRHRIAEFIDSAKHTLFVQNERYQDPVIIERLVRAAHRGVKVHVMARAAHHLKSGKLLEGVSGMRILDDVGIKIHRLKHMKLHAKMILADHERAIVGSINFSPGSFDHRRELAIEVTDHHIIKRLNEVAHHDWKRSEPMDLSDEGLIADLVGQDPHELDQLALHDPDI, from the coding sequence GTGACGCGTTCGCTGATCATCCTGCCCGACGACTCGGCGAAGCCGGTGCTCGACGCGATCGCCGCGTCCACCCGGTCGGTGCGGATCAAGATGTTCGCCTTCAACCACCTGCCGCTGCTGGAGGCGGTGGTTGCCGCCCACCGGCGCGGCGTGGATGTCAAGGTCATGCTCAACCCCGAGCGTCGCGACGGGGAAACCGACAACGACGCCGCGCGGGAGACGTTGCAGCGGTTCGGCATCGAGGTCCGGGCCAGCAACCCGGCCTTTGATCTGACGCACGAGAAGTCCATGGTGGTCGACGACGACCACGCGTTCGTCGAGTCGTTGAACTGGACCGAGGAGAACTTCACGGTGACGCGCGACTACGCCGTCGTCACCCCCAGCGCCTACGAAGTCGCCGAGATCGTCGACTGCTTCGAAGCCGACTGGGCTCGGGAGGAGTTCGACCCCGGCGGCGGGGCACACCTCATCTGGTGCCCGACCAACGGTCGGCACCGCATTGCCGAATTCATCGACAGTGCCAAGCACACCCTGTTCGTCCAGAACGAGCGGTATCAGGATCCGGTGATCATCGAGCGCCTGGTCCGTGCGGCGCATCGCGGGGTGAAGGTGCACGTCATGGCCCGCGCGGCCCACCATCTCAAGTCGGGCAAGCTTCTCGAAGGCGTCAGTGGCATGCGCATCCTGGACGACGTCGGCATCAAGATCCACCGGCTCAAGCACATGAAGCTGCACGCGAAAATGATTCTGGCCGATCACGAGCGGGCCATCGTCGGCTCGATCAACTTCTCCCCGGGCAGCTTCGACCATCGGCGCGAGCTGGCCATCGAGGTGACCGATCACCACATCATCAAACGCCTGAACGAGGTCGCCCACCACGACTGGAAACGCTCCGAGCCGATGGACCTGTCGGACGAGGGGTTGATCGCCGATCTCGTGGGTCAGGACCCGCACGAACTCGACCAACTCGCCCTACACGACCCCGATATCTGA
- the secG gene encoding preprotein translocase subunit SecG, which produces MELALQITLVVTSVLVVLLVLLHRAKGGGLSTLFGGGVQSSLSGSTVVEKNLDRLTLFVTGIWLVSIVGVALLIKYS; this is translated from the coding sequence ATGGAATTGGCTCTGCAGATCACTCTGGTCGTGACCAGCGTGCTGGTTGTGCTCTTGGTGCTGCTGCATCGTGCCAAAGGTGGCGGTCTGTCCACCCTGTTCGGTGGCGGTGTCCAGTCCAGCCTGTCCGGCTCCACCGTGGTCGAGAAGAACCTCGACCGGCTGACGCTGTTCGTGACCGGTATCTGGCTGGTCTCGATCGTGGGCGTCGCGCTGCTGATCAAGTACAGCTAG
- a CDS encoding sugar ABC transporter ATP-binding protein, with amino-acid sequence MTHSHNAESTLPRRDADALGMPALRMRDIVKTFPGTKACDGATLEVARGEVHCLLGENGAGKSTLMKILSGSYTPDAGTITLDGEEVSLGSPTDGVRAGINTIYQELDLVPDMTVAQNLFLGHEPVRGPFIARRERDRRAAEAIARVGGSFAPSDVVASLSVSDQQLTAIAKALTTDARVVIMDEPSATLTDHDLSEVFRVIRELTAADRSVIYISHRLDEVMAIGDRATVMRDGATVGVFDIATVSKDELVEAMIGRSLQSNSPKPSHPTRDRADLLNVHRAAIPGVIEVSGLTVRRGEIIGLAGLGGAGRSTLLASLFGDRRAALDLTLSGSRITHLTPRAAVRAGIGLVPEDRKSQGLFLDQSILRNAAIAALAPFGLNPLKAARALCTPPLQQLGVKFSSVDQPVGQLSGGNQQKVVLAKWMARGIDLLLLDEPTRGLDIGAKADLFQQVHELAEGGVGVLLASSEMSELTENCDLIWVMHEGRNIAAYDPRTTPPADIARCVVTGRNDND; translated from the coding sequence ATGACACATAGCCACAACGCAGAATCGACGTTGCCGCGCCGGGATGCCGACGCCCTGGGGATGCCCGCACTGCGTATGCGGGACATCGTGAAAACGTTCCCCGGCACCAAGGCGTGCGATGGTGCGACCCTCGAGGTCGCCCGCGGTGAAGTGCACTGTCTGCTCGGTGAGAACGGAGCAGGCAAGAGCACCTTGATGAAGATCCTCTCGGGTTCCTACACCCCAGACGCCGGAACGATCACCCTTGACGGGGAAGAGGTCTCGCTCGGCTCCCCCACCGACGGCGTCCGGGCCGGGATAAACACCATCTATCAGGAATTGGATCTCGTCCCGGACATGACCGTGGCACAGAATCTCTTCCTCGGCCATGAACCAGTGCGCGGCCCGTTCATCGCGCGCCGGGAACGAGATCGTCGGGCGGCAGAGGCGATCGCGCGTGTCGGCGGCAGCTTCGCACCGTCCGACGTCGTCGCGAGTCTGTCGGTGTCGGATCAGCAACTGACCGCTATCGCGAAGGCACTCACCACCGATGCCCGTGTCGTCATCATGGATGAGCCCAGCGCCACGCTCACCGATCACGATCTGTCCGAGGTGTTCCGCGTCATCCGCGAGCTCACCGCTGCGGACAGATCGGTGATCTACATATCGCACCGACTCGACGAAGTGATGGCCATCGGCGACCGGGCCACCGTCATGCGCGACGGCGCCACTGTCGGTGTATTCGACATCGCGACGGTGAGCAAGGACGAACTCGTCGAGGCGATGATCGGCCGAAGCCTGCAATCCAACTCACCCAAGCCATCTCACCCGACCCGGGACAGAGCCGACTTGCTGAACGTTCACCGCGCCGCCATTCCCGGCGTGATCGAGGTATCGGGTTTGACTGTCCGTCGCGGCGAGATCATCGGCCTGGCGGGGTTGGGCGGCGCGGGCCGTTCCACGCTACTGGCCAGCCTGTTCGGCGACCGACGCGCCGCACTCGACCTGACGTTGAGTGGCTCCCGGATCACTCATTTGACACCACGAGCCGCCGTGCGGGCGGGAATCGGCCTGGTGCCCGAGGACCGCAAGAGCCAGGGCCTGTTTCTGGACCAGTCGATTCTGCGCAACGCCGCAATCGCGGCACTGGCGCCGTTCGGCCTCAACCCGTTGAAGGCCGCCAGAGCGTTGTGTACGCCACCGCTGCAGCAGTTGGGCGTCAAGTTCTCCAGCGTCGATCAGCCGGTCGGTCAGCTCTCCGGTGGCAATCAGCAAAAGGTGGTGCTCGCCAAGTGGATGGCCCGCGGGATCGACCTACTGCTGCTCGATGAACCCACCCGCGGGTTGGACATCGGCGCGAAAGCCGATCTCTTCCAACAGGTTCACGAGTTGGCTGAAGGCGGCGTCGGGGTGTTGTTGGCGTCCAGCGAGATGAGCGAGCTCACCGAGAACTGCGATCTGATCTGGGTCATGCACGAAGGCAGGAACATCGCGGCCTACGACCCGAGAACCACTCCACCGGCGGATATCGCTCGCTGTGTGGTCACAGGAAGAAACGACAATGACTGA
- a CDS encoding phosphoglycerate kinase has product MTVKTLADLLAEGVEGRGVLVRSDLNVPLDDEGNITDLGRIIASVPTLSALAEAGAKVVVTAHLGRPKGTPDPKLSLAPVAAALGEKLGRHVQLAGDVVGTDALARAEGLTDGDVLLLENIRFDPRETSKDDAERLALAKALAALVEGADGSPGAFVSDGFGVVHRKQASVYDVATLLPHYAGTLVATEVKVLEQLTNSTERPYAVVLGGSKVSDKLAVIENLATKADSIVIGGGMCFTFLAAQGVSVGTSLLQEEMIDTCKRLLDTYADVIHLPVDIVVADKFAADAEPETVASDRIPDGKMGLDIGPESVKRFTALLSNAKTVFWNGPMGVFEFPAFAAGTKGVAEAIIGATEKGAFSVVGGGDSAAAVRQLGLPEDGFSHISTGGGASLEYLEGKDLPGIEILK; this is encoded by the coding sequence ATGACTGTCAAGACACTCGCCGACCTGCTGGCCGAGGGCGTGGAAGGTCGGGGCGTTCTCGTGCGCTCCGACCTCAACGTCCCCCTCGATGACGAGGGCAACATCACCGACCTGGGCCGCATCATCGCCTCGGTCCCGACGCTGTCCGCGCTGGCCGAGGCCGGCGCCAAGGTCGTCGTCACCGCACACCTGGGCCGCCCCAAGGGCACCCCGGATCCGAAGCTGTCGCTCGCCCCGGTCGCCGCGGCACTGGGGGAGAAGCTGGGACGCCACGTCCAGCTGGCCGGCGACGTGGTCGGCACCGACGCGCTGGCCCGCGCCGAGGGACTCACCGACGGTGACGTCCTGCTGCTGGAGAACATCCGTTTCGACCCGCGGGAGACCAGCAAGGACGACGCCGAGCGGCTGGCGCTGGCCAAGGCGCTGGCCGCCCTGGTCGAGGGGGCCGACGGCTCGCCGGGTGCCTTCGTCTCCGACGGTTTCGGGGTGGTGCACCGCAAGCAGGCTTCGGTCTACGACGTCGCCACGCTGCTGCCGCATTACGCGGGCACGCTGGTGGCCACCGAGGTCAAGGTGCTCGAGCAGCTGACCAACTCGACCGAGCGGCCCTACGCCGTGGTGCTCGGCGGGTCCAAGGTCTCGGACAAGCTCGCGGTGATCGAGAACCTGGCCACCAAGGCCGACAGCATCGTCATCGGCGGCGGTATGTGCTTCACCTTCCTTGCTGCCCAAGGGGTTTCGGTCGGAACTTCGCTGTTGCAGGAAGAGATGATCGACACCTGCAAGCGGCTGCTGGATACCTACGCCGACGTGATCCACCTTCCCGTGGACATCGTCGTGGCCGACAAGTTCGCCGCCGACGCCGAGCCGGAGACCGTGGCCTCCGATCGCATCCCCGACGGCAAGATGGGCCTGGACATCGGTCCGGAGTCGGTCAAGCGCTTCACCGCATTGCTGTCCAACGCCAAGACCGTGTTCTGGAACGGCCCGATGGGCGTTTTCGAGTTCCCGGCCTTCGCGGCGGGCACCAAGGGTGTGGCCGAGGCGATCATCGGTGCCACCGAGAAGGGCGCGTTCAGCGTGGTCGGCGGTGGCGATTCGGCGGCCGCGGTGCGCCAGCTCGGCCTGCCCGAGGACGGCTTCTCGCACATCTCCACCGGTGGCGGCGCGTCGCTGGAATACCTTGAGGGCAAAGACCTGCCCGGTATCGAAATCCTGAAATAG
- a CDS encoding ABC transporter permease, with the protein MTDQIQRLAPPSPANPAGAARSRRQNIIVRFNLLFIFVALFVVASITAPQFLTSQNLANLLQQSSLTGIVAIGMTVVILTSGIDLSVGSVAALSGMLVAILIGLGIAWPVAMVLAILSGLVLGGIMGGLSAYLALPAFMVTLAGMQSIRGLTFLTTNGTPTTAEIPIGLRFLGAGSVAGIPVVGLIFVITTVIVGLVLRRTTFGEHVYAVGSNAKAARLSGLPVQRITTAAYVICGGLAALTGVLLTARLTIGQPTAHTGLELDAIAAVVLGGTSLFGGKGGVMGTFIAVLLLSVLRNLFNLMGLSSFFQMLVTGLILIAALIMNYVLDRQTKTA; encoded by the coding sequence ATGACTGACCAAATCCAAAGGCTCGCTCCACCATCACCAGCCAACCCGGCCGGCGCCGCACGATCACGGCGGCAGAACATCATCGTGCGGTTCAATCTGCTGTTCATCTTTGTCGCGCTGTTCGTGGTCGCTTCCATCACAGCTCCGCAATTTCTCACCTCGCAGAACCTCGCGAACCTGCTCCAACAATCCAGCCTGACCGGCATCGTCGCGATCGGGATGACGGTGGTGATCCTCACCTCCGGTATCGACCTTTCGGTGGGAAGCGTTGCGGCGCTGTCCGGAATGCTGGTGGCGATCCTGATCGGATTGGGAATCGCCTGGCCGGTTGCCATGGTGCTGGCCATCTTGAGCGGGTTGGTGCTCGGCGGGATCATGGGCGGACTGAGCGCCTACCTCGCGCTGCCGGCCTTCATGGTGACGCTGGCCGGGATGCAGAGCATTCGCGGTCTGACCTTCTTGACCACCAATGGCACACCGACTACCGCAGAGATTCCCATCGGCCTTCGCTTCCTGGGTGCAGGATCGGTGGCAGGTATCCCGGTCGTCGGGCTGATCTTTGTGATTACCACGGTGATCGTCGGTCTGGTGTTGCGCCGCACAACTTTTGGCGAACACGTCTACGCAGTCGGCAGCAACGCAAAAGCTGCCCGGTTGTCAGGCCTGCCAGTGCAGCGCATCACCACTGCCGCGTATGTCATCTGCGGCGGGTTGGCTGCGCTGACCGGGGTCCTCCTCACCGCGCGGCTGACCATCGGTCAACCAACGGCGCACACTGGTCTCGAGCTGGATGCCATCGCCGCGGTGGTACTGGGCGGAACCAGTCTGTTCGGCGGAAAAGGCGGTGTGATGGGCACATTCATTGCCGTACTGCTGCTGTCGGTGCTCCGAAACCTGTTCAACCTGATGGGGCTGAGTTCCTTCTTCCAGATGCTCGTGACAGGACTCATCCTGATCGCTGCACTGATCATGAACTACGTCCTGGACCGTCAAACCAAGACCGCCTGA